The following are from one region of the Meleagris gallopavo isolate NT-WF06-2002-E0010 breed Aviagen turkey brand Nicholas breeding stock chromosome 21, Turkey_5.1, whole genome shotgun sequence genome:
- the MED31 gene encoding mediator of RNA polymerase II transcription subunit 31 isoform X2, producing the protein MDADDTGNRLRFQLELEFVQCLANPNYLNFLAQRGYFKDKAFVNYLKYLLYWKEPEYAKYLKYPQCLHMLELLQYEHFRKELVNAQCAKFIDEQQILHWQHYSRKRMRLQQALAEQQQQNNTSVK; encoded by the exons ATGGACGCAG ATGATACAGGAAATCGACTTCGGTTCCAGTTGGAGTTGGAGTTTGTTCAGTGCCTAGCAAATCCCAATTATCTCAACT TTCTTGCACAAAGAGGATACTTCAAAGACAAAGCTTTTGTAAACTATCTTAAATATTTACTCTATTGGAAAGAACCTGAATATGCAAAATACTTGAA gtATCCTCAGTGTTTGCACATGTTAGAGCTGCTCCAGTATGAACACTTTCGCAAAGAACTGGTAAATGCTCAGTGTGCCAAGTTTATTGATGAGCAGCAGATTCTTCACTGGCAGCACTATTCACGGAAGAGAATGCGCCTCCAGCAAGCActagcagagcagcagcaacaaaacaacaccTCAGTAAAATGA
- the MED31 gene encoding mediator of RNA polymerase II transcription subunit 31 isoform X1 yields the protein MPARERAPVCPVGVLRVVRGDTGAPPFPGALAVETSEAPHVASVIEERNLSQRPEWWDGRDLADDTGNRLRFQLELEFVQCLANPNYLNFLAQRGYFKDKAFVNYLKYLLYWKEPEYAKYLKYPQCLHMLELLQYEHFRKELVNAQCAKFIDEQQILHWQHYSRKRMRLQQALAEQQQQNNTSVK from the exons ATGCCGGCCAGGGAGAGAGCGCCGGTTTGCCCCGTTGGAGTCCTTCGCGTGGTTCGTGGAGACACCGGGGCTCCTCCCTTCCCGGGCGCCTTGGCAGTGGAGACGTCGGAGGCACCCCACGTTGCATCTGTGATCGAGGAGCGAAATCTTTCACAGAGACCCGAATGGTGGGATGGAAGGGATCTTGCAG ATGATACAGGAAATCGACTTCGGTTCCAGTTGGAGTTGGAGTTTGTTCAGTGCCTAGCAAATCCCAATTATCTCAACT TTCTTGCACAAAGAGGATACTTCAAAGACAAAGCTTTTGTAAACTATCTTAAATATTTACTCTATTGGAAAGAACCTGAATATGCAAAATACTTGAA gtATCCTCAGTGTTTGCACATGTTAGAGCTGCTCCAGTATGAACACTTTCGCAAAGAACTGGTAAATGCTCAGTGTGCCAAGTTTATTGATGAGCAGCAGATTCTTCACTGGCAGCACTATTCACGGAAGAGAATGCGCCTCCAGCAAGCActagcagagcagcagcaacaaaacaacaccTCAGTAAAATGA
- the TXNDC17 gene encoding thioredoxin domain-containing protein 17, whose protein sequence is MPHAELSGSYLLDYAAACRCSARSPPDSRPHHGVLTLRNYSLAEPVVRKELHNMPDESVFIYCLVGDRAYWKDPNNEFRKNLKLTGVPTLLKYGTPQKLVEEECFKADLVRMLFTED, encoded by the exons ATGCCTCACGCTGAACTTTCTGGATCGTACCTGCTGGATTACGCAGCAGCTTGCCGCTGTTCTGCCCGGTCTCCTCCAGACAGCAGACCGCAT CATGGCGTATTAACACTGAGAAATTACTCTCTAGCTGAACCAGTTGTGAGGAAGGAACTTCATAACATGCCTGATGAATCAGTGTTCATCTACTGTCTTGTTGGAGACAGAGCCTA CTGGAAAGATCCTAACAATGAATTCAGGAAGAATCTGAAACTAACAGGAGTGCCTACGCTACTTAAATACGGAACA ccTCAGAAGTTGGTTGAAGAAGAATGTTTTAAAGCAGATCTTGTGCGTATGTTGTTTACTGAAGATTAA